One genomic region from Motacilla alba alba isolate MOTALB_02 chromosome 5, Motacilla_alba_V1.0_pri, whole genome shotgun sequence encodes:
- the AREL1 gene encoding apoptosis-resistant E3 ubiquitin protein ligase 1 isoform X3, which yields MSVPVLGTKRKDAEEWVPSFWLLEHGHLCKGGITVSVVAFFFTIKFLFELAARIVSFLQHEDRERRGERTIYDYVRGNYLDPRSCKISWDWKDPYEVGHSMAFRVHLFYKNGQPFPAHRPVGLRVHICHVELAIDIPVTQEVLQEPNSNVVKVAFTVRRAGRYEITVKLGGLNVAYSPYYKVFQPGMVVPSKTKIVCHFSTLVLTCGQQHTLQIAPRDEYDNPTSNSVSLIDEHNYSLSIHELGPQEEESSDVVFEKSVVSNRQTCEVFFRLTLHSRGCFHACISYQNQPISNGDFDIIVLSENEKNIVERNVSTSGVSIYFEAYLYDAPSYTNTQWQLPPVHLSSSQRRPSTAIEDEDEDSPSDSQTPEKVKKPKKVYCYVSPKQFSVKEFYLKIIPWRLFTFRVCPGTKFSYLGPDPVHKLLTLVVDDGIQPPVELSCKERNILAATFIRSLHKNIGGSETFQDKVNFFQRELRQVHMKRPHSKVTLKVSRHCLLESSFKATRNFSVSDWSKNFEVIFQDEEALDWGGPRREWFELICKALFDTTNQLFTRFSDNNQALVHPNPGRPTYLRLKVYEFAGRLVGKCLYESSLGGAYKQLVRARFTRSFLAQIIGLRMHYKYFETDDPEFYKSKVCFILNNDVSEMDLVFAEEKYSKTGQLEKVVELVAGGAQVPVTNENKILYLNLLAQYRLANQVREEVDHFLKGLNELVPENLLAIFDENELELLMCGTGDISVCDFKAHAVVVGGSWHFREKVMRWFWTVVSSFTQEELARLLQFTTGSSQLPPGGFAALCPSFQIIAAPTHSTLPTAHTCFNQLCLPTYDSYEEVHKMLQLAISEGCEGFGML from the exons gtgggaTCACAGTATCTGTTGTAGCTTTCTTCTTCACCATTAAGTTCCTCTTTGAGCTTGCCGCACGTATAGTCAGCTTCCTTCAGCATGAGGACCGGGAGCGCCGAGGGGAGCGAACTATTTATGACTACGTGCGAGGCAACTACCTGGATCCCCGGTCCTGCAAGATCTCCTGGGATTGGAAGGACCCCTATGAGGTGGGCCATAGCATGGCCTTCCGAGTGCAT TTATTCTATAAAAATGGACAACCCTTCCCTGCTCACCGGCCTGTGGGGCTGCGAGTTCACATCTGCCATGTGGAGTTAGCAATTGATATTCCTGTAACCCAGGAAGTTCTTCAAGAGCCCAATTCCAATGTGGTCAAAGTGGCTTTCACTGTGCGCAGGGCTGGGAGATATGAAATCACTGTAAAACTCGGTGGCTTGAACGTGGCCTACAGCCCCTACTACAAGGTTTTTCAGCCAG GAATGGTGGTTCcctccaaaaccaaaattgtCTGCCATTTCTCCACTCTGGTGCTGacctgtgggcagcagcacactCTGCAGATAGCTCCCAGAGATGAGTATGACAATCCCACCAGCAATTCTGTGTCCTTGATAGATGAGCACAATTACAGCCTCTCCATCCATGAG cTGGGACCTCAAGAAGAAGAGAGCTCTGATGTGGTGTTTGAGAAGTCTGTGGTGTCCAATCGGCAGACTTGTGAGGTGTTCTTCCGACTCACCTTGCACTCGAGGGGGTGTTTCCATGCCTGCATCTCCTACCAGAACCAGCCCATAAGCAATGGTGATTTTGACATCATTGTTCTAAGCG AGAATGAAAAGAACATTGTAGAACGCAATGTGTCCACCTCAGGTgtcagtatttattttgaagCTTACCTTTACGATGCTCCTAGTTACACCAACACTCAGTGGCAACTTCCACCAGTGCACCTGAGCTCCTCCCAGCGCCGTCCTTCTACTGCAATtgaggatgaagatgaagatTCTCCTTCTGACAGCCAGACCCCCGAGAAAGTGAAGAAGCCTAAGAAAGTGTACTGCTATGTGTCACCTAAG CAATTCTCAGTGAAAGAATTTTACCTGAAGATCATTCCATGGCGCCTTTTCACCTTTAGAGTGTGCCCTGGCACAAAG TTTTCATACCTTGGTCCTGATCCTGTGCACAAATTACTGACACTGGTGGTGGATGATGGAATCCAACCCCCTGTGGAACTCAGCTGCAAGGAGAGGAACATCTTGGCAGCCACTTTCATTCGCTCTCTGCATAAAAACATAG GAGGCTCTGAAACCTTCCAAGACAAAGTGAACTTCTTTCAGCGAGAGCTGCGTCAGGTGCACATGAAAAGGCCTCATTCGAAGGTCACGCTGAAGGTCAGCCGCCACTGCCTGCTGGAGTCG tcATTTAAAGCAACACgaaatttttctgtttctgactGGAGCAAAAACtttgaagtgatttttcagGATGAAGAAG ctCTGGACTGGGGAGGTCCACGCAGAGAGTGGTTTGAGCTCATTTGTAAGGCATTATTTGATACCACCAATCAACTGTTTACCCGCTTTAGTGATAACAACCAGGCCTTG GTGCATCCAAACCCAGGGCGTCCCACGTATTTACGACTCAAAGTCTATGAGTTTGCGGGCCGCCTGGTGGGGAAGTGTCTTTATGAGTCATCTCTGGGAGGGGCTTACAAACAACTCGTTCGAGCTCGCTTCACTCGCTCCTTCCTGGCTCAGATCATAGGACTTCGTATGCATTACAAG TATTTTGAAACAGATGACCCAGAATTCTATAAATCCAAAGTGTGCTTCATACTGAACAATGATGTGAGTGAGATGGATCTGGTCTTTGCTGAAGAGAAGTATAGTAAAACAGGACAGCTGGAGAAG GTGGTAGAACTAGTGGCAGGAGGGGCTCAAGTACCAGTGaccaatgaaaacaaaatcttgtACCTAAATCTGCTTGCCCAGTACAGGCTGGCGAATCAGGTTAGAGAGGAGGTGGATCACTTCCTGAAAG GTCTTAATGAGTTAGTTCCTGAGAACCTCCTGGCTATTTTTGATGAGAATGAGCTTGAG CTGCTTATGTGTGGTACTGGAGATATCAGTGTCTGTGACTTCAAGGCCCATGCTGTAGTGGTAGGAGGATCTTGGCACTTCCGTGAGAAG GTAATGAGGTGGTTTTGGACTGTGGTTTCCAGTTTCACACAGGAAGAGCTGGCCAGGCTTTTGCAGTTCACTACTGGttcctcccagctgcccccaggagGGTTTGCTGCACTGTGTCCATCTTTCCAGATCATTGCAGCTCCAACTCACAGTACTTTACCGACAGCCCACACTTG ttttaacCAGCTGTGCCTCCCTACTTATGACTCCTATGAAGAAGTGCACAAGATGCTGCAGCTAGCTATCAGCGAGGGTTGTGAGGGATTTGGCATGCTGTGA
- the AREL1 gene encoding apoptosis-resistant E3 ubiquitin protein ligase 1 isoform X2, with the protein MSVPVLGTKRKDAEEWVPSFWLLEHGHLCKDAAVILGCVSHRRDLMFYIIGGITVSVVAFFFTIKFLFELAARIVSFLQHEDRERRGERTIYDYVRGNYLDPRSCKISWDWKDPYELFYKNGQPFPAHRPVGLRVHICHVELAIDIPVTQEVLQEPNSNVVKVAFTVRRAGRYEITVKLGGLNVAYSPYYKVFQPGMVVPSKTKIVCHFSTLVLTCGQQHTLQIAPRDEYDNPTSNSVSLIDEHNYSLSIHELGPQEEESSDVVFEKSVVSNRQTCEVFFRLTLHSRGCFHACISYQNQPISNGDFDIIVLSENEKNIVERNVSTSGVSIYFEAYLYDAPSYTNTQWQLPPVHLSSSQRRPSTAIEDEDEDSPSDSQTPEKVKKPKKVYCYVSPKQFSVKEFYLKIIPWRLFTFRVCPGTKFSYLGPDPVHKLLTLVVDDGIQPPVELSCKERNILAATFIRSLHKNIGGSETFQDKVNFFQRELRQVHMKRPHSKVTLKVSRHCLLESSFKATRNFSVSDWSKNFEVIFQDEEALDWGGPRREWFELICKALFDTTNQLFTRFSDNNQALVHPNPGRPTYLRLKVYEFAGRLVGKCLYESSLGGAYKQLVRARFTRSFLAQIIGLRMHYKYFETDDPEFYKSKVCFILNNDVSEMDLVFAEEKYSKTGQLEKVVELVAGGAQVPVTNENKILYLNLLAQYRLANQVREEVDHFLKGLNELVPENLLAIFDENELELLMCGTGDISVCDFKAHAVVVGGSWHFREKVMRWFWTVVSSFTQEELARLLQFTTGSSQLPPGGFAALCPSFQIIAAPTHSTLPTAHTCFNQLCLPTYDSYEEVHKMLQLAISEGCEGFGML; encoded by the exons TCGGCTGTGTGTCTCACCGAAGGGACCTGATGTTTTACATTATTG gtgggaTCACAGTATCTGTTGTAGCTTTCTTCTTCACCATTAAGTTCCTCTTTGAGCTTGCCGCACGTATAGTCAGCTTCCTTCAGCATGAGGACCGGGAGCGCCGAGGGGAGCGAACTATTTATGACTACGTGCGAGGCAACTACCTGGATCCCCGGTCCTGCAAGATCTCCTGGGATTGGAAGGACCCCTATGAG TTATTCTATAAAAATGGACAACCCTTCCCTGCTCACCGGCCTGTGGGGCTGCGAGTTCACATCTGCCATGTGGAGTTAGCAATTGATATTCCTGTAACCCAGGAAGTTCTTCAAGAGCCCAATTCCAATGTGGTCAAAGTGGCTTTCACTGTGCGCAGGGCTGGGAGATATGAAATCACTGTAAAACTCGGTGGCTTGAACGTGGCCTACAGCCCCTACTACAAGGTTTTTCAGCCAG GAATGGTGGTTCcctccaaaaccaaaattgtCTGCCATTTCTCCACTCTGGTGCTGacctgtgggcagcagcacactCTGCAGATAGCTCCCAGAGATGAGTATGACAATCCCACCAGCAATTCTGTGTCCTTGATAGATGAGCACAATTACAGCCTCTCCATCCATGAG cTGGGACCTCAAGAAGAAGAGAGCTCTGATGTGGTGTTTGAGAAGTCTGTGGTGTCCAATCGGCAGACTTGTGAGGTGTTCTTCCGACTCACCTTGCACTCGAGGGGGTGTTTCCATGCCTGCATCTCCTACCAGAACCAGCCCATAAGCAATGGTGATTTTGACATCATTGTTCTAAGCG AGAATGAAAAGAACATTGTAGAACGCAATGTGTCCACCTCAGGTgtcagtatttattttgaagCTTACCTTTACGATGCTCCTAGTTACACCAACACTCAGTGGCAACTTCCACCAGTGCACCTGAGCTCCTCCCAGCGCCGTCCTTCTACTGCAATtgaggatgaagatgaagatTCTCCTTCTGACAGCCAGACCCCCGAGAAAGTGAAGAAGCCTAAGAAAGTGTACTGCTATGTGTCACCTAAG CAATTCTCAGTGAAAGAATTTTACCTGAAGATCATTCCATGGCGCCTTTTCACCTTTAGAGTGTGCCCTGGCACAAAG TTTTCATACCTTGGTCCTGATCCTGTGCACAAATTACTGACACTGGTGGTGGATGATGGAATCCAACCCCCTGTGGAACTCAGCTGCAAGGAGAGGAACATCTTGGCAGCCACTTTCATTCGCTCTCTGCATAAAAACATAG GAGGCTCTGAAACCTTCCAAGACAAAGTGAACTTCTTTCAGCGAGAGCTGCGTCAGGTGCACATGAAAAGGCCTCATTCGAAGGTCACGCTGAAGGTCAGCCGCCACTGCCTGCTGGAGTCG tcATTTAAAGCAACACgaaatttttctgtttctgactGGAGCAAAAACtttgaagtgatttttcagGATGAAGAAG ctCTGGACTGGGGAGGTCCACGCAGAGAGTGGTTTGAGCTCATTTGTAAGGCATTATTTGATACCACCAATCAACTGTTTACCCGCTTTAGTGATAACAACCAGGCCTTG GTGCATCCAAACCCAGGGCGTCCCACGTATTTACGACTCAAAGTCTATGAGTTTGCGGGCCGCCTGGTGGGGAAGTGTCTTTATGAGTCATCTCTGGGAGGGGCTTACAAACAACTCGTTCGAGCTCGCTTCACTCGCTCCTTCCTGGCTCAGATCATAGGACTTCGTATGCATTACAAG TATTTTGAAACAGATGACCCAGAATTCTATAAATCCAAAGTGTGCTTCATACTGAACAATGATGTGAGTGAGATGGATCTGGTCTTTGCTGAAGAGAAGTATAGTAAAACAGGACAGCTGGAGAAG GTGGTAGAACTAGTGGCAGGAGGGGCTCAAGTACCAGTGaccaatgaaaacaaaatcttgtACCTAAATCTGCTTGCCCAGTACAGGCTGGCGAATCAGGTTAGAGAGGAGGTGGATCACTTCCTGAAAG GTCTTAATGAGTTAGTTCCTGAGAACCTCCTGGCTATTTTTGATGAGAATGAGCTTGAG CTGCTTATGTGTGGTACTGGAGATATCAGTGTCTGTGACTTCAAGGCCCATGCTGTAGTGGTAGGAGGATCTTGGCACTTCCGTGAGAAG GTAATGAGGTGGTTTTGGACTGTGGTTTCCAGTTTCACACAGGAAGAGCTGGCCAGGCTTTTGCAGTTCACTACTGGttcctcccagctgcccccaggagGGTTTGCTGCACTGTGTCCATCTTTCCAGATCATTGCAGCTCCAACTCACAGTACTTTACCGACAGCCCACACTTG ttttaacCAGCTGTGCCTCCCTACTTATGACTCCTATGAAGAAGTGCACAAGATGCTGCAGCTAGCTATCAGCGAGGGTTGTGAGGGATTTGGCATGCTGTGA
- the AREL1 gene encoding apoptosis-resistant E3 ubiquitin protein ligase 1 isoform X1 yields the protein MSVPVLGTKRKDAEEWVPSFWLLEHGHLCKDAAVILGCVSHRRDLMFYIIGGITVSVVAFFFTIKFLFELAARIVSFLQHEDRERRGERTIYDYVRGNYLDPRSCKISWDWKDPYEVGHSMAFRVHLFYKNGQPFPAHRPVGLRVHICHVELAIDIPVTQEVLQEPNSNVVKVAFTVRRAGRYEITVKLGGLNVAYSPYYKVFQPGMVVPSKTKIVCHFSTLVLTCGQQHTLQIAPRDEYDNPTSNSVSLIDEHNYSLSIHELGPQEEESSDVVFEKSVVSNRQTCEVFFRLTLHSRGCFHACISYQNQPISNGDFDIIVLSENEKNIVERNVSTSGVSIYFEAYLYDAPSYTNTQWQLPPVHLSSSQRRPSTAIEDEDEDSPSDSQTPEKVKKPKKVYCYVSPKQFSVKEFYLKIIPWRLFTFRVCPGTKFSYLGPDPVHKLLTLVVDDGIQPPVELSCKERNILAATFIRSLHKNIGGSETFQDKVNFFQRELRQVHMKRPHSKVTLKVSRHCLLESSFKATRNFSVSDWSKNFEVIFQDEEALDWGGPRREWFELICKALFDTTNQLFTRFSDNNQALVHPNPGRPTYLRLKVYEFAGRLVGKCLYESSLGGAYKQLVRARFTRSFLAQIIGLRMHYKYFETDDPEFYKSKVCFILNNDVSEMDLVFAEEKYSKTGQLEKVVELVAGGAQVPVTNENKILYLNLLAQYRLANQVREEVDHFLKGLNELVPENLLAIFDENELELLMCGTGDISVCDFKAHAVVVGGSWHFREKVMRWFWTVVSSFTQEELARLLQFTTGSSQLPPGGFAALCPSFQIIAAPTHSTLPTAHTCFNQLCLPTYDSYEEVHKMLQLAISEGCEGFGML from the exons TCGGCTGTGTGTCTCACCGAAGGGACCTGATGTTTTACATTATTG gtgggaTCACAGTATCTGTTGTAGCTTTCTTCTTCACCATTAAGTTCCTCTTTGAGCTTGCCGCACGTATAGTCAGCTTCCTTCAGCATGAGGACCGGGAGCGCCGAGGGGAGCGAACTATTTATGACTACGTGCGAGGCAACTACCTGGATCCCCGGTCCTGCAAGATCTCCTGGGATTGGAAGGACCCCTATGAGGTGGGCCATAGCATGGCCTTCCGAGTGCAT TTATTCTATAAAAATGGACAACCCTTCCCTGCTCACCGGCCTGTGGGGCTGCGAGTTCACATCTGCCATGTGGAGTTAGCAATTGATATTCCTGTAACCCAGGAAGTTCTTCAAGAGCCCAATTCCAATGTGGTCAAAGTGGCTTTCACTGTGCGCAGGGCTGGGAGATATGAAATCACTGTAAAACTCGGTGGCTTGAACGTGGCCTACAGCCCCTACTACAAGGTTTTTCAGCCAG GAATGGTGGTTCcctccaaaaccaaaattgtCTGCCATTTCTCCACTCTGGTGCTGacctgtgggcagcagcacactCTGCAGATAGCTCCCAGAGATGAGTATGACAATCCCACCAGCAATTCTGTGTCCTTGATAGATGAGCACAATTACAGCCTCTCCATCCATGAG cTGGGACCTCAAGAAGAAGAGAGCTCTGATGTGGTGTTTGAGAAGTCTGTGGTGTCCAATCGGCAGACTTGTGAGGTGTTCTTCCGACTCACCTTGCACTCGAGGGGGTGTTTCCATGCCTGCATCTCCTACCAGAACCAGCCCATAAGCAATGGTGATTTTGACATCATTGTTCTAAGCG AGAATGAAAAGAACATTGTAGAACGCAATGTGTCCACCTCAGGTgtcagtatttattttgaagCTTACCTTTACGATGCTCCTAGTTACACCAACACTCAGTGGCAACTTCCACCAGTGCACCTGAGCTCCTCCCAGCGCCGTCCTTCTACTGCAATtgaggatgaagatgaagatTCTCCTTCTGACAGCCAGACCCCCGAGAAAGTGAAGAAGCCTAAGAAAGTGTACTGCTATGTGTCACCTAAG CAATTCTCAGTGAAAGAATTTTACCTGAAGATCATTCCATGGCGCCTTTTCACCTTTAGAGTGTGCCCTGGCACAAAG TTTTCATACCTTGGTCCTGATCCTGTGCACAAATTACTGACACTGGTGGTGGATGATGGAATCCAACCCCCTGTGGAACTCAGCTGCAAGGAGAGGAACATCTTGGCAGCCACTTTCATTCGCTCTCTGCATAAAAACATAG GAGGCTCTGAAACCTTCCAAGACAAAGTGAACTTCTTTCAGCGAGAGCTGCGTCAGGTGCACATGAAAAGGCCTCATTCGAAGGTCACGCTGAAGGTCAGCCGCCACTGCCTGCTGGAGTCG tcATTTAAAGCAACACgaaatttttctgtttctgactGGAGCAAAAACtttgaagtgatttttcagGATGAAGAAG ctCTGGACTGGGGAGGTCCACGCAGAGAGTGGTTTGAGCTCATTTGTAAGGCATTATTTGATACCACCAATCAACTGTTTACCCGCTTTAGTGATAACAACCAGGCCTTG GTGCATCCAAACCCAGGGCGTCCCACGTATTTACGACTCAAAGTCTATGAGTTTGCGGGCCGCCTGGTGGGGAAGTGTCTTTATGAGTCATCTCTGGGAGGGGCTTACAAACAACTCGTTCGAGCTCGCTTCACTCGCTCCTTCCTGGCTCAGATCATAGGACTTCGTATGCATTACAAG TATTTTGAAACAGATGACCCAGAATTCTATAAATCCAAAGTGTGCTTCATACTGAACAATGATGTGAGTGAGATGGATCTGGTCTTTGCTGAAGAGAAGTATAGTAAAACAGGACAGCTGGAGAAG GTGGTAGAACTAGTGGCAGGAGGGGCTCAAGTACCAGTGaccaatgaaaacaaaatcttgtACCTAAATCTGCTTGCCCAGTACAGGCTGGCGAATCAGGTTAGAGAGGAGGTGGATCACTTCCTGAAAG GTCTTAATGAGTTAGTTCCTGAGAACCTCCTGGCTATTTTTGATGAGAATGAGCTTGAG CTGCTTATGTGTGGTACTGGAGATATCAGTGTCTGTGACTTCAAGGCCCATGCTGTAGTGGTAGGAGGATCTTGGCACTTCCGTGAGAAG GTAATGAGGTGGTTTTGGACTGTGGTTTCCAGTTTCACACAGGAAGAGCTGGCCAGGCTTTTGCAGTTCACTACTGGttcctcccagctgcccccaggagGGTTTGCTGCACTGTGTCCATCTTTCCAGATCATTGCAGCTCCAACTCACAGTACTTTACCGACAGCCCACACTTG ttttaacCAGCTGTGCCTCCCTACTTATGACTCCTATGAAGAAGTGCACAAGATGCTGCAGCTAGCTATCAGCGAGGGTTGTGAGGGATTTGGCATGCTGTGA